One segment of Erigeron canadensis isolate Cc75 chromosome 2, C_canadensis_v1, whole genome shotgun sequence DNA contains the following:
- the LOC122586504 gene encoding L-ascorbate oxidase homolog, which yields MPRNFAVCLAIGAVLVAIAGAEDPYRFFTWNVTYGDIYPLGVRQQGILINGQFPGPDIHSVTNDNLIINVFNSLTEPFLVSWNGIQQRRNSFEDGVYGTTCPIPPGKNFTYILQVKDQIGSFYYFPSLAFQKAAGGFGGIRILSRPRIPVPFDEPAGDYTVLIGDWYKANHTTLRRVLDAGHRIPFPAGILINGRGPNGASFNVEQGKTYRLRISNVGLQNSLNFRIQNHKMKLVEVEGTHTVQQTYSSLDVHCGQSYSVLFTADQPGQDYYIVVSSRFTTPILTTTGVLHYSNSAGKVSGPIPGGPTIQVDWSLNQARSIRTNLTASGPRPNPQGSYHYGMIPVSKTIIIQSSSGQVNGKQRYGLNSVSFTPADTPLKLADYFNIGGVFRVGSISDRPTGGGLYQDTSVMGADYRSFVEIVFENPSDIVLSYHLDGYQFFVVGMDGGQWTQASRNGYNLRDGVARSTIQVYPKSWSALYVALDNVGMWNVRTEYWARQYLGEQFYLRVYTNSGSIRDEYPIPKNARLCGKAAGRHTRPL from the exons ATGCCGCGAAACTTCGCGGTATGTTTAGCAATCGGTGCGGTCCTTGTCGCCATTGCTGGCGCTGAGGATCCGTACCGATTCTTTACATGGAATGTGACTTATGGTGATATCTATCCCCTTGGTGTCCGTCAACag GGCATTTTGATTAATGGACAGTTTCCTGGGCCAGACATTCATTCTGTTACAAATGATAATCTTATTATCAATGTTTTCAACAGCTTAACCGAGCCATTTCTTGTATCCTG GAATGGAATTCAACAAAGGCGAAATTCATTTGAAGACGGGGTTTATGGCACAACATGTCCAATTCCACCGGGTAAAAACTTCACATACATTCTTCAAGTCAAGGATCAAATTGGAAGCTTTTACTATTTCCCTTCTCTAGCTTTTCAAAAAGCCGCGGGCGGGTTTGGAGGTATCAGGATTCTAAGTCGTCCTAGAATCCCTGTCCCATTTGATGAACCCGCCGGTGACTACACTGTTCTTATCGGAGATTGGTACAAAGCTAACCACACG ACCTTGAGAAGAGTTCTAGATGCAGGTCACAGGATCCCTTTCCCAGCCGGAATTCTCATCAATGGACGCGGACCAAATGGCGCCTCTTTCAATGTTGAACAAG GAAAAACTTACAGGCTAAGGATATCAAATGTGGGATTGCAAAACTCCCTCAACTTCCGCATTCAAAACCACAAGATGAAATTAGTAGAGGTGGAAGGAACACATACAGTCCAACAAACATATTCGTCTTTAGATGTTCATTGTGGACAGTCGTATTCTGTGCTGTTTACAGCTGACCAACCAGGTCAAGATTACTACATTGTTGTGTCCTCCCGGTTCACCACACCTATCCTCACAACAACCGGTGTACTTCACTACTCCAACTCTGCGGGCAAAGTCTCAGGGCCAATCCCTGGTGGACCTACCATTCAAGTCGACTGGTCTCTTAACCAGGCTCGTTCCATCAG GACCAATCTTACAGCAAGCGGACCTAGACCAAATCCACAAGGTTCATACCACTACGGCATGATTCCCGTTAGCAAAACCATCATTATCCAAAGTTCTTCTGGTCAAGTTAATGGCAAGCAACGATATGGACTCAACAGTGTCTCATTCACCCCAGCTGACACCCCCCTCAAGCTTGCTGATTATTTTAACATTGGTGGAGTTTTTCGCGTTGGAAGCATATCCGATAGACCAACTGGAGGTGGCCTTTATCAAGATACATCGGTTATGGGGGCTGATTACAGATCTTTTGTTGAGATTGTCTTTGAAAATCCTTCCGACATTGTTCTTAGCTATCACCTTGATGGCTACCAGTTCTTTGTTGTCGG AATGGATGGGGGACAATGGACTCAAGCTAGTAGGAATGGTTATAACCTTCGAGATGGGGTTGCACGTAGCACAATTCAG GTTTACCCAAAGTCATGGTCCGCTCTTTACGTTGCACTTGATAATGTGGGGATGTGGAATGTGAGGACTGAATACTGGGCACGACAATACCTCGGGGAACAATTTTACCTACGTGTATACACAAACTCGGGCTCCATTAGGGACGAATATCCAATCCCAAAGAATGCACGACTATGCGGGAAGGCAGCTGGCCGCCACACACGGCCTCTATAA